The Rhinolophus ferrumequinum isolate MPI-CBG mRhiFer1 chromosome 17, mRhiFer1_v1.p, whole genome shotgun sequence DNA window AATCATGTTCCAGGCAGAAGAGCGAGCATGTGCAAAGGACCTGTGGTAGGAAGGAGATTGGCACGTTCAGAGAGAAATGTGCAAGGTGAATGTGGCGGTGTGAGGGTGAACCAGGGGAGAGGTGTGAAATGAAACTGGATGGGTGCTCAGGCTAGATCAGGTATTGTCGGCCAGGATGAGGAGTTGGGATCTTATTTAAAGTACAAGGGGAGTCCACTGGTGGTGTGATGTGATGGGATATGTGTTTTTTAAGAGTGGATAGGTTTTGGAAGGACAGGAGACAGGCTTCCGGATGAACTGGCtgctggggaagaggaaggaagagaggactCTGCGTGCTTTTTATGAGTTGAGGTGGGGCCTGCCCTCTGGGAGACAGACATCGCCTGAATATTGTTTGCTTTGTTGGGCAATGTAAACATGGACTTCTCTCCTATACATTGAAATGCAGTTATTAAGCTACAGTTATGGAGTGCACCAGAACTCAGAAAGGGGGGTGTCTACAGGAGATTGGGTGCTTTGCATATTGAGCTCATTTACTCTTTAAATCAACACAATTAGGTGATCGTTACTTTCACTTCGGTTATaggcgaggaaactgaggctgagtaTCTTAGATCACTCTTGGGATCACTAAGATCCCAGCGACTGAGGGGGTTGGACCCAGGCAACTTGACTCCCAAATCTGAGCACCTCAATGGTAGGCCGTCCTTGACAACGAATTTGATTTACTGGTCACGTCGGTAGCTAATGATGCAGCTTGAGAGTTTCAGCAAATGTTTGAAAGTGCATTTCTTCTTATTCAtgaatatacttatttatttccaACTTTTGCCCAAGTTAGACATTTAGGTCATTGGTTTTCAACAGGGGGACAAGTTTGTCTCAggagacatttgacaatgtctggagacattttagcAGTCACAACTGAGGGGGTGGACGTACTGGCATCTAGAGGTCAGCTGTGCTTCTCAACCATCTCCAATGCACCAGAGAGCCCCCCGGAACAAAGAATTTTCCAGCCCAACTGCCAAGGTCGAGAACCCCTGGTGGAGGTGAATATAGGCTGGAGGATATGCAAACACCTGTGAATGATGACAAACAAGAGGGTGGAATTAATTGTCCAGTTGATATATATTTATGCACTGTTAGGGGCTGCAGGGCATGCCAGGAAGAAGGTATGTTGTAATTTCCAATTGCACATTCTGGTCTGAGGGATGGGCCGTAGCACAGAACAGGATAATCACCGCTGAAGAGTTCTGGAAATGATTCTGAGGGCAGTGGGGGCTCAGTGAGGGAATGTTCTTGAAGGATTGCATCGGGCTTCAAGGAGGTGGCATCTGGGGTGGAGACCTGAAGGTGGAGAAACGTTTGGGTGTGGGGAGGCATGGTAGGGCCCTGTGTACTGGTAAGACCCACGCGTGAAGACACCAAGGGAAGAATTAACCGGAGCATGGGCGTTGGGGGTGTGGTGTGGGGAGGTGCCGAGAGGGTCCGAGAGGGAGCAACATGGGAACTCAGAGGCAAGAGCGGGTGAGGCAAGACGTTGGCGGGCTTAGAAAACCAAGTGTGGGTTTGCTATGTAAGGACTAGGGAACTAGCAGCAGTCTCAAAGTACTGCTTTGTTCATGCTTTGGGGACACTCCTCAGTCATGGTAGAAAACGCTGCAGGGAGGCGTTGGTGCAGAGGAGTGGAGCCCAGGAGCTGGGCGATGACTTACCTTGCAGAGATCAGGTGGGGAGGCGATGGTGATGAGGTGAGTTTAGCTGACGACAGCAGAAACGGGAGCGGATAAGCTCCAGAGCCAATTCTCGGGGCTCCCCACACGTTATCCCCCGCTTTTTACAGACAAGAAAGCAGAGGTATGACAAGGCTCAGTGACTTGTCTGCTATTGCTGATGACGGCTCAGCGAATAAGTGGCAGGTCTGGGCTGGACCAGCGCTTGTCTCCTGTGTGGACAGTGGAGTTTGGTTTGCAGGAAATCTGAGGACTGGTCTGTGTAAAGGGGAAGGCCACAACTCAGAGTATAGTCCAGGGTAAAAGGCAGCGGAGGAAGTCACTCAACATGACAGTGGTGGTTGTGCTCCCGTGGTGGGACCGTGGTGcatttgctttcttctctctctttttctgttttccaaaatgtgtttaaCGAACACGTTCTACTTCCACAATAAAGGGGAAGAGAGGGTTTGAGCATCTTCATCTAATGTGAAAGAGAAAGGAGTGAGGACAAAACCAAGTAGAAGCCATTGAGTTTTGCTGAAGGGAAAGAatgggtgtgtgtgggagggagagaTCTTCAAAGGAGCAATTTCCTTAGAAAAATAGGTCAAGAAGGGGAGGCGAGGCGGGCCTCCGGGATCCTGGGTTTGCAGTAACTCGAATCAGAGAAAGGATGGGAAGAAGTGTCATGGTTGAGCCGGGCGGGACTCCCATTTTTCTGAACACACTGGAttgcacccctcacccccacagtgcccttctcttccttcagagGACCCAGTGTGCCCGGGATCTTGGTAGAAATTACCTGTGACTCCACCCGCTCACCCAGCTGCTTCCGCCCTGAGCTGTCCGGAGTCTGGAGAAGATGAAGACGTCTGTGGTTTTCGCCCTTCTCGGCTACCTGATGGCTCCAAGTGGTGCTGCTGTCCTGGGGCGCTGTGTGGTGGCTAAGAGGCTTCAGGAAGGAGGCCTGAGTGATTATGAGGGCTATAGCCTTGAAAACTGTGAGTAGGCCCCTTTCAGCCCCCTCTCGCCTCACTCTCTTTCCCTCCGTCCGCTGCCGAGGTACCACCACTCCAGCCTTCCTCTGAGCCACACACCTCCGGTTCTGTCATAGGGGTGTGCCTGGCTTATTTTGAGAGCAAATTCAACCCCGAGGCTGTCTACGAGAATGTGCGTGATGCCTACGTGGGCTTCGGCCTCTTTCAGATTCGCAACACCAACTGGTGTGACAAGGGCCAGAACCTGTGCCACGTGTCCTGTTCCGGTAGGTCCCtcacctgcccacccccaccctgttcCACACTGGGGCACTGGGGGCACTGAGCTCAGAGGTCTACCTTCCTAATGACCAGAGTTGACAAGTTTGAtgcagggaggggctggcaggggctGGGCGGAGCCAAATCCAAGGCGGGGTCCCGGGGAGGCTGAGTGCTGCACTGCCAGGGTCCCCAGGGAGAAAGGGAGGCGGTGAGCCCGGCCCAGCGGCCTGGGTCGGAGCCATGAGACCCACATCCAGATGGGCAGAGAAAGTGTCTGGTGATGAggaaaggcagggaggagaggtcAGACATCAGAACCCATCTGAGCCTGAAGGGTAAGCGTAGAGGGCTCCAGTTGGGTCTGATTTTACCCTCACATGGCCAGCACACTCTTCTTCAAGGAGGACAGAAGCTGCCACTTTGACAGGCAGAAGTGGTCCCTGGGACGAGACAGGAGCGGCCCAATCCAGAGGGAGCTTGCCCACCACTTTGAGGAGGTTCCATATACCTGTGGTCAAGAGGAGGTGGTTGCCCAAGGTTTACTCATCCCATGCgcgtttactgagcacccactgagAGCCAGATGAACGGCATATGATCCCCAAGCTGTGGGTATCGGGTGGAGCACCCACCATCAGGGTGGCACCGCCTTTGTCTCCTGCCTCTTACGTCTTCCATAGCAGGGTTGTGGAGGACAGAAATGGAAGGTAATGGTGTAGAAGTGGAAAGACATGTTCGGCAAAGTTGGACTAAGCCAAGGATTGGGGTTCTGTTTTACAGGCAACTAGGGGGCACTGAACTAACGTTTTAAGGGAAAGCAGTCAGACCAGATTAGGGGCAGGGGGAGGCTGTAGTGCAGGCAGGAAGAAAGGTATTGCCGCAGGACCAGGTGGGAGGTCTTGGTTTCCACCATCCAAGGAGGGAACAGAAGGATGAATGCGTAGACATGTTGGTTCCGTAGAGGCACCTGTGGGCCCCCTCAtacgctgttccttctgcctggaacagtTCTCCTTCTGTGACTCTGAATCCCCTTTCCTTAGATGTCAGTTGGCCGGGTAACCCTTCCCTGAGCTGTCAAGTCTGAATTAGGTACCCCCATTCAATGCGCCCCCCCTCCCACTGCAGTGCCCACCATCCCAGGTATCCTTTGTATTATAATTGTCTGTAATCTTTACCCCTTTCCAGACCGCaggctctgtgagggcagggatttATCACGTTTGCCGTTCTACCTCCACTACTTCttacagtgcctagcacagagaattcactaaatatatatagactgttaatgaaaatattattataaagattacCAGGAAAAACATCACTAGATTTAGTAAAACGTGAGCACACCCTGCTGCCTCCCAGTACGTCTGAGGAAAATTTAGGGATAGGTTTATTCTTGGAATCACGTGGACGCCCCTCTAATGTGAGCACCTTGTACGTTCCCTGACATGCTCTGATGTGGCTGCCAGGTGGTATGGTAtcattctactttattttctccacagATTTATTGGATCCAAATTTAAAGAAGACAATTGAATGTGCCAAGAAaattgtaaaaggaaaagaagggatgGGAGCATGGTGAGTGGCAGTCTACATAGCCTGTACTTACAATGACTCTCACTCGTTTGATCTTAACATTGGCCTAGTCTTGGTTGCTGTACATCTGTGGTCCCAAACTAGTGGCATCTTATTAACCAAGCTAAGCAGGAGAACACCATTGAGTTCTGCAACCCAAAGGCcacggaaggaaggaaagaatgaccAAATCGCCTTAACTTGAACAAGTTTTCTCCCGCAAATGTTGTTTAAGGTTATACAGGATGCTAGGATGagcttccttaaaataaatatctgtgtacatctctgattatttctttcatataaatTCCTACAAGGGTTTTTGAATACGTTTAAGGTTTTTGATACAGGTTGTGAAATGATTCTGCTGCAAGCTTGTACAATTTATACTAATGTTAACCATTTAGTAAAATGCCTATTTATTGCACTCTCACCAATGACAAGACCTTTGCCATTTGAAAGGTGAATGACCATTTTGTCTTATCTTCTTTCGCATTTTATGATATCCCACTGGGAGCTTTTCCCATTACATTTGTTATACATTTATGTTCTTTAGTGACTTCCCCCACGCCTGTCCctttcctttgcctattttttatttatgtcatcttATTGGTTGGaaagaactctttatatattGGATGCATTAACTGATTGTTATATATTTGCTGCCAGAAATGTCTGCAActtttttgatttattctttaacCAGATATTTGCTTTGGAAAGCCTAAAATTTATAGGTGGTTGGGCCTGTATCTGAGTTCTTTCGctcaacattttatttgttcatattgTTCTGTGTAGTtgtaatttgttcattttcattgctgtgtagtagatcattgtatggatacacagaatttattcattcatttttctgttggtGGGCATCTGGgtagttttcactttttaaatactgCCATGAACATTCTATACTTATCTTTGGTGAATATATAAATGGATTTTTCCATTGATTATACAAGGAATAAAATTACTGGTCATAGGATATGCATATTTTCAGATTTGGCATATTCTGCTAAacgatttttttaaagagattttgttAACCTACACTCCCATCAGCAGTTATAGGTTTCAGTTGCTCCAAATTCTTGCCAATGCTTGGTATTTTCGAGTTTATTTTTGTGACTGTTTAGTGGTTTTGCATTATGAGTTTactttacatttccctgatgactaatgagaTTGAgcactttttcaaatgtttattgaccatttagaTATTGTTTATGTGTGTGAAATCTTTTGtcaaatttcctattgttatctgtctttttcttgttaatttgttaggaattatttttatattctggataattttttttttgttggatacaagtattgcaaatatcttctttcattctggaggttacctttttcctttttaatggagTCTTGCTAAACGGAAGCTCTTAGTCTTAATGTAGTCTAATTTATCATTACCTTCcctttgtggttattttttttttttttttttttttataattattactttatataccTTTGTGGTTATTTTTGATAAATCTTTGCCTAATCCTAGGCCATGATgatattccttttaattttttttctcaaagctTTGTTGTTTTGCATTTCACATTGGGCTCTAcgatacttttctttcttctttcggCCTTATTGCATAGGCAGTGAATGTTGAATGGAAGCGATGCTAGTGGCATCCGTGTCTCATTCCTCGTCTCACTCGTAAGAAGTTCAATCTTTTATCATTAAATGtagtattttctttaagttttatgAGCTACTCTGTCAGCTTAAGaatgttccttttcatttctagtttgttaaagggtttctttcttttttttttttttaaatcatgagtgGGTAATGAATGTTGGTTGTTACATTTTTAGTTCCTTTGCAACCGTTAGCCTATCCAGCTTCCTTGTAAAATTCAAACTATTTTATTGCTCTTCTTTCCTATGGCTTTCTCCAGAGGTCATGTCTGGGTGCACCTTATGGAGGATGTCAGTTTTAACAAATTTACTTCTGGATCCTGCCGTATGCTGTCTTCAGAATATTCGTCTGAATTTCATTATGATGCCCCCTTTTCTTCTTGTCATATTTTCCCATAGATCCTACGTTAGTTTTATCCTTCCTCGAGTAGGGACAGATTTACTCATATTCAGTATTTGCCAAATAGGTTGTGTgaatttttcttgtctttgctgTTACATGGGTGATGGTCAGATCCCCCTTCTCAGATGTCCATCTCAGCACAGGTTGGTGTGCATGTCTCTTGGCCTAATTTCCAACTTGGACATTTTTCTGGTGTGTGTATCTGGTTCTATCTCATAGGCGGAACCAGTGGAGTATATGAAACCCCTCTATTCCCAATATGTACTGCAACCACCTCCGTCTATGTCATTTATCATGGTGGGCCGCCGTTATCCAGTAGACACTGAGTTACCACCAATTTctaccttcccttgccttttctgcCCTCTCTTTCATCCCAC harbors:
- the LYZL4 gene encoding lysozyme-like protein 4 encodes the protein MKTSVVFALLGYLMAPSGAAVLGRCVVAKRLQEGGLSDYEGYSLENWVCLAYFESKFNPEAVYENVRDAYVGFGLFQIRNTNWCDKGQNLCHVSCSDLLDPNLKKTIECAKKIVKGKEGMGAWPSWTLNCQFSDTLARWLDGCKL